The Verrucomicrobiota bacterium genome includes a region encoding these proteins:
- a CDS encoding PIN domain-containing protein, which yields MILIDTSVWIEFFRKGGMKNIKSKVAILIKTDQAAFTCPVFMELLSGARGTEEDFIIETFDVCLRIEFKPDWWGKAGRLEKKLRQNGLTIPRDDILIATVAIESHCLLYCRDKHFDLIRKTANQLLLENVRD from the coding sequence ATGATACTCATTGACACTTCAGTTTGGATTGAGTTTTTCAGAAAAGGCGGGATGAAAAACATAAAATCCAAAGTAGCTATATTAATTAAAACTGATCAAGCTGCTTTTACTTGTCCTGTTTTTATGGAGCTTCTCTCTGGTGCTCGCGGGACAGAAGAGGATTTTATCATAGAAACATTTGATGTCTGTCTACGTATAGAATTTAAACCCGATTGGTGGGGGAAGGCAGGAAGGCTTGAAAAGAAATTACGCCAAAATGGTCTGACCATTCCCAGAGATGATATTCTTATTGCGACTGTGGCAATAGAAAGTCATTGTCTTCTTTATTGCAGGGATAAACACTTTGATTTGATCCGTAAAACAGCAAATCAGCTTTTGCTTGAGAATGTACGTGACTAA
- a CDS encoding type II toxin-antitoxin system VapB family antitoxin — protein sequence MMRITVEIDASDLRAIQRITGEKKKSPALSFALREYIRENKKQKIIEKVLSGNSDYSQSNEELEVASYYDTH from the coding sequence ATGATGAGAATTACAGTTGAAATTGATGCATCTGATTTGCGTGCAATTCAAAGAATAACCGGTGAAAAAAAGAAGTCTCCCGCATTATCATTTGCTTTAAGAGAGTATATCAGGGAAAATAAAAAGCAGAAGATTATTGAAAAAGTGCTTTCAGGAAACTCTGACTATTCCCAAAGCAATGAAGAGCTAGAAGTCGCCTCGTATTATGATACTCATTGA
- a CDS encoding Rrf2 family transcriptional regulator yields the protein MRVSKKSEYALRALIHMGCHREQGSFNVRGISKVEKIPLKFLEQILLALKNAGYLTSRRGVKGGYTLDKKLTEIRVGHIIRLMDGPLAPVLCVSQTSYEKCNCPDEKSCGLRLLMLDVRNSLSNILDNYTVADVVHRVESLGADFLGGVNFEI from the coding sequence ATGAGAGTTTCTAAAAAAAGTGAATATGCATTGAGGGCATTGATCCACATGGGTTGCCACCGTGAGCAGGGGAGTTTTAATGTGCGGGGGATCTCCAAGGTGGAAAAAATCCCTTTAAAATTCCTTGAACAAATCCTTTTGGCCTTAAAAAATGCTGGTTACCTGACCAGTCGGCGTGGGGTCAAAGGCGGGTATACTCTCGATAAGAAACTAACTGAAATCCGGGTGGGGCATATTATCCGCCTAATGGATGGCCCTCTAGCGCCTGTTTTATGTGTCAGCCAGACTTCCTACGAAAAATGTAACTGCCCTGACGAAAAAAGCTGTGGTCTGAGGCTCCTGATGCTCGATGTCCGTAATTCCCTTTCCAATATCCTTGATAATTACACGGTTGCAGATGTGGTTCACCGGGTTGAGAGCCTTGGAGCGGATTTCTTGGGTGGGGTGAATTTCGAGATTTAA